From a region of the Halolamina sp. CBA1230 genome:
- a CDS encoding rubrerythrin-like domain-containing protein: protein MDDSWIEHSSGEKLYECSDCLGHHTSSDRISVCPECGGPVENLSKARAE from the coding sequence ATGGACGACTCGTGGATCGAGCACAGTAGCGGCGAGAAACTGTACGAGTGTTCGGACTGCCTCGGCCACCACACCAGTTCCGACAGGATCAGCGTCTGTCCGGAGTGTGGCGGACCGGTCGAGAACCTCTCGAAAGCCCGGGCTGAGTGA
- a CDS encoding RDD family protein: MDRPAPRLGTEGKTFGQRVGALLLDLLLVGVTFGVVAGLATALAFVLVADPTSPLAVEVAVLVLQSVTTVVGLAYFVYTEGAYGQTLGKRAVGLVVVTEDGEPIGYGDALVRNVLRVVDALPAFFLLGAVLIVVTDRGQRVGDLAAETVVVEAK, encoded by the coding sequence ATGGATCGGCCCGCCCCCCGCCTCGGCACCGAGGGGAAGACGTTCGGCCAGCGCGTCGGCGCGTTGCTCCTCGACCTCCTGCTGGTCGGTGTGACGTTCGGCGTCGTTGCCGGGCTGGCCACTGCACTCGCGTTCGTGCTCGTCGCGGATCCGACGAGCCCGCTCGCGGTCGAGGTTGCCGTTCTCGTACTCCAGTCAGTCACCACTGTCGTCGGGCTGGCGTACTTCGTCTACACGGAGGGTGCGTACGGCCAGACGCTCGGCAAGCGTGCAGTGGGACTCGTGGTCGTGACCGAGGACGGCGAGCCGATCGGCTACGGCGACGCGCTGGTCCGGAACGTGCTCCGGGTCGTCGACGCGTTGCCGGCGTTCTTTCTCCTCGGCGCGGTGCTGATCGTCGTCACCGATCGCGGGCAGCGCGTCGGTGATCTGGCCGCGGAGACGGTGGTCGTCGAAGCGAAGTGA
- a CDS encoding cobalamin B12-binding domain-containing protein, producing MSADQEQRTIRCLVAKVGLDGHDRGAHVIARAFRDAGFEVIYSGLHRAPEEIVQAAVQEDVDVLGISILSGAHNTLVPKVIEGLKEYDAFDDTLVLVGGIIPDEDKEELLEMGVAEVFGPGTPMEETVEFVEAHAPER from the coding sequence ATGAGCGCAGATCAGGAGCAACGAACCATCCGCTGTCTCGTCGCCAAAGTCGGGCTGGACGGCCACGACCGTGGCGCCCACGTGATCGCGCGGGCGTTCCGCGACGCCGGCTTCGAGGTGATCTACTCCGGGCTCCACCGCGCGCCCGAGGAGATCGTCCAGGCGGCGGTCCAGGAGGACGTCGACGTGCTCGGGATCTCGATCCTCTCGGGCGCGCACAACACGCTGGTCCCCAAGGTGATCGAGGGGCTGAAGGAGTACGACGCGTTCGACGACACGCTCGTGCTCGTCGGGGGGATCATCCCCGACGAGGACAAGGAGGAGCTGCTGGAGATGGGCGTCGCCGAGGTGTTCGGCCCCGGCACGCCGATGGAGGAGACCGTCGAGTTCGTCGAGGCGCACGCGCCCGAGCGATGA
- the meaB gene encoding methylmalonyl Co-A mutase-associated GTPase MeaB: MNAAVETELVDELLAGKHRALARVISKVENRAPGYRDIVSQLHEHTGHADVIGVTGSPGAGKSTLVDKLAKQYRDRGETVGVIAVDPSSPYTGGAVLGDRIRMASNVGDMDVFFRSMSARGTLGGLSTATSDAIKALDAFGKDRIIVETVGAGQNEVDIVRTADTVVVLVQPGSGDDVQMLKAGILEIGDIFVVNKADMDGASQTVADLEEMLHMERDPTAKLDTGGFEKPDHPDEESMAGDGTESADEEEIWEPMVLETVAKSGEGVDELLETLDDHSAWLDETGRRETKAKQRYAAEIRQLLRADAADLIDSELDRRGGVEAMAERVLDRESDPYTVADEVLGPIEECVDEQRE; the protein is encoded by the coding sequence ATGAACGCGGCCGTCGAGACCGAGCTGGTCGACGAGCTCCTCGCGGGCAAACACCGCGCGCTGGCCCGCGTCATTTCCAAAGTCGAGAACCGCGCGCCGGGGTACCGCGATATCGTCTCACAGCTGCACGAGCACACCGGCCACGCCGACGTGATCGGCGTCACCGGCTCCCCCGGCGCGGGGAAGTCGACGCTTGTGGACAAGCTCGCGAAGCAGTACCGCGACCGCGGGGAGACCGTCGGCGTGATCGCGGTCGACCCCTCGTCGCCGTACACCGGCGGTGCCGTGCTCGGCGACCGCATCCGGATGGCGAGCAACGTCGGCGACATGGACGTGTTCTTCCGGTCGATGTCCGCCCGCGGCACGCTCGGCGGGCTCTCGACGGCCACCTCCGACGCGATCAAGGCGCTCGACGCGTTCGGCAAGGACCGCATCATCGTCGAGACGGTCGGCGCCGGCCAGAACGAGGTCGACATCGTCCGCACCGCCGACACCGTCGTGGTACTCGTCCAGCCCGGCTCGGGCGACGACGTACAGATGCTCAAAGCCGGCATCCTCGAGATCGGCGATATCTTCGTGGTCAACAAGGCCGACATGGACGGCGCGAGCCAGACCGTGGCCGACCTGGAGGAGATGCTCCACATGGAGCGCGACCCGACGGCGAAGCTCGACACGGGCGGGTTCGAGAAGCCGGACCACCCGGACGAGGAGTCGATGGCCGGCGACGGGACCGAGTCCGCCGACGAGGAGGAGATCTGGGAGCCGATGGTGCTCGAGACGGTCGCGAAGTCGGGCGAGGGCGTCGACGAACTGCTCGAGACGCTCGACGACCACTCGGCGTGGCTCGACGAGACGGGCCGCCGGGAGACGAAGGCGAAGCAGCGCTACGCCGCCGAGATCCGACAGCTGCTCCGGGCCGACGCGGCGGACCTGATCGACAGCGAACTGGATCGTCGTGGGGGAGTGGAGGCGATGGCCGAGCGCGTGTTGGATCGGGAAAGCGACCCGTACACGGTGGCGGACGAGGTGCTCGGTCCGATCGAGGAGTGTGTCGACGAGCAGCGGGAGTAG
- a CDS encoding DUF3188 domain-containing protein has protein sequence MSSDGKVPEFTRQELREADTFVEGDYSGVNPRGFYRKLKRRLEEVQTDFGFKYHIQGHQDTDLTIDKESVGQKTGTITGRLKAYSDWEPLGFSTLTYRPYAGYGIISILLGVIFLLQISNSLPIGFLGLVLIGAGIYGYMQTKRGEFPITERSEIRVLLSGEVSERKVTDDGVEKTNMHSEMSVVFAGETFVRVDTAQLRDLHWALRRELVEEVKRWNNDIAQDPNNRVEVSSGLIWHLRGVVDRSLKDHRDEIDRIQGRWWNAGFEERIAFNEKVKEQLTQENREKVETHEENVILELEDLAEDLDIFIEREGYDEVENIQRDQERNPELESGDR, from the coding sequence ATGAGTTCTGACGGAAAAGTTCCTGAATTCACTCGCCAAGAGCTCCGAGAAGCCGATACTTTCGTTGAAGGCGATTACAGCGGAGTCAATCCTCGTGGTTTCTATCGGAAACTGAAACGACGCCTCGAAGAGGTGCAGACGGATTTCGGATTCAAATACCACATTCAGGGTCACCAAGACACTGATCTCACTATCGACAAGGAAAGTGTTGGACAGAAGACAGGGACGATCACTGGAAGGCTGAAAGCGTACTCCGACTGGGAACCCCTCGGATTCAGTACGTTGACGTATCGTCCCTACGCTGGATACGGGATTATCAGCATCCTCCTCGGTGTGATATTCCTGCTTCAGATCTCGAACAGCCTCCCGATCGGATTCCTGGGGCTCGTTCTTATCGGTGCAGGGATCTACGGATACATGCAGACCAAGCGAGGAGAATTCCCGATCACGGAACGAAGTGAGATCCGTGTCCTCCTCAGCGGGGAGGTCAGCGAACGGAAAGTCACTGACGACGGTGTCGAGAAGACGAACATGCACAGCGAGATGTCCGTCGTTTTCGCCGGTGAAACGTTCGTGCGGGTGGATACTGCACAGCTACGGGATCTGCACTGGGCACTACGACGGGAACTCGTCGAGGAAGTCAAACGGTGGAACAACGACATCGCTCAGGACCCGAATAACCGAGTCGAGGTGTCAAGCGGTCTTATTTGGCATCTCCGTGGCGTTGTCGACCGGAGTCTGAAAGACCACCGGGACGAGATTGACAGGATTCAGGGACGCTGGTGGAACGCCGGGTTCGAGGAGCGAATCGCATTCAACGAGAAGGTGAAAGAGCAGCTCACCCAGGAGAACCGCGAGAAAGTGGAGACCCACGAGGAAAACGTCATCCTCGAACTGGAAGATCTCGCCGAGGATCTGGACATCTTCATCGAGCGGGAAGGATACGACGAGGTAGAGAACATTCAGCGGGACCAGGAACGGAACCCGGAACTCGAATCGGGCGATCGGTAG